The Pieris rapae chromosome 8, ilPieRapa1.1, whole genome shotgun sequence genomic interval TTATTTCCAGTTACGCCCTGGCAGTAGCAACGACAACTGTATCACggtcaataaaacaaagaagaaCGTCACAAACATCAATATCACATCTGATCCGCAAACTTCAAGGCATAGTATTAAATCAGAAGTGCAAGTGTTTCAGAAGGGTCCCGACATAACGGCAATCGTGGCCAAGTTGCCAGGCCTGGATGGCTCCGAGGCGAATCTGCCCGTGATGCGGCCGCGGTCAAACGCCTCCGGGGCGTCTTCTAGACTGGCGCCCTCTCCGCGGACCTCCCCCGCGCCTCATCCTCGCTCCCATAGCTCGCACAGTCTCGAACATCGCGCCGGCAGAATGAGACACTCGCTCTCCCATCAGTGCATACACGCAGAAGACTACGGCACCGAAACCGATGCCGCCATCCGCATGATCGAGCGCAATCAGAGACACATGGAGAAGCAACGCCTCAAAACCGACAAACTGAGTCGTTCCAAAACCGAACAACACTTTAGGTCCGACGGCGACCTCGATAGATCCGACTTGGACACTCGGCGAGACATCAAAAAGGCGGCGGAGAGGATAGAAGAGAGCATAAAAAAGACCAACTGGGCCGAAAGaaaaactttatcaataatCGAGCAACTCAAACGCTCGCAACGATTACGGAAATTGAAAAAGAACGACAGCTCCGAAGACATCCAGATAGAATCGCATTACGTGTACAACAGAATAGACGGAAAGGTTATCGAAAATGCGCATAAATCGAGTCGCAGAACTTCCAAAGCCTATTCTAGGAGTGCTAAGTCTTCAGAATTTGAATCGGAATCGGATTTCCCCAACGACATCTACGGCAGCTCACCGCGATTAGATTACGGGTCCGAGAGTTGTTCGAGGTTGAGCCACTACAAGAAAAACGACGAGAGAAGGGACGACACCAAGAGGCCGACCCCGCCGCGCAAACCTCTAAGGCTGTCGCTGCACAAAGCGAAAAGCGCACATTCCTTGATGAACGGAAGCGAAACGGAGCAGAGTAGACCGGCGTCGGAGGCCCAGGAGATCGTCAAGAGACCGGTGAAGAGGAGTCACGGAGCGGACAAGGGCAGGGACAGGATCCGAGACGGCGGGAGAGCGACTCCTCGGCCTTCGAGGAAGGTGCTCAACGGTCTGAGCGCGTGCGACGCGCCCGCGGCGGACGACTTTTATCCCGACAATCACGCGCCGCGACGGCTCAACGGACAAGTACGCTCCGACCGGTGGTGCTAGCCGTACGCAAGAGGCTCCCTAGTGTTTTGTACATATCTAGATTAACTTTGCACCCACCGCAAACACTCACTAACCTAATAAACTcgtatttatgaataaaaatacttttaagaataattatttattagaacgCTGATTACatagaattaatattagtaagaTATAAAACAAAGGTACCATCAACaaagttatacatatttaaagtgcgaataaaacaaatgatcttTGACCCTTTTgcatttcaattttcaattaagGATCAACGCTCGACATTTGTTTCGCTTAGACGAAATATACGCGGCAGACATTACTATAGGACGTCATAAATGACCAACATCGAGCTTAAAACAAtccatttattacttatttgttaaatgattaaagtaatatttgaaataggTTTTTCGCAAATGCAAATACATCACATATATTTTGCATTCGTCTCCAACCCTCAACCGAGAAGTAAATCGACTAGAATTCAAACATCTTTCGTACATTGTAATCACACTCTAATGTTACTTCATCGACACCCGCAGTCTTAAAACGCATATAAAACActgtatcaattaaaataaaaagtctcAATATCTCTAGCCCTTTAACatatttacctatttttaaatGGCGCAGTGTTGTTTTCGGAGAGAGGATTAACACGTGCGTACGCCGTCCGCCTGACATCTAACGAACAAAATGCCCGAATCCACACAAAAACTACACGAAAAGCGAATCTATTACGAGTTTGTGATGTACAAAACGCctaagacttattattattctttttctgGTTAAATTTACAATCGCTTAAcgttcaacatttttttaataacttctaTTCCATAAGTGAAAACAACATCGAAACTCCTTTCGGATTATAGACACGAAGACACCGGTCCGCCTTTAGAACTGGTAGGAGCGCCCCCAGTTCACGAACCTGAAAGAGAGGAGGCGAAACAGCATTCGATAAGTAGGTCGATAATGTTGGCAAAGCAATAAATAGCAATCGGGGCGAGTTACATCTTCAGCGGATGCGGCAGCGGCAGAGAGGCCACGGCCTGCTTCACGGTGAGCGCCATCTCTCGGCGCCGAGCCTCCGCGGACTTGCGTCGGGCGCGCCTCTCCGCCGACGCCTCGTCTTCCTCCAGGGACGAATCGTCGTCGCGATCTGCCATTAAAGGAACGATTGGGATCTGTGTTTGGTGCtcttaactaaatatatctcCATCGCCGGAGGCGCTCGCGTCATGCACGGACGGAGTTGGAACCCACGACGACACTTTTCTTATACGTAGACCGTAGTTCAGAAAGTAGTACCTGCGACACCAGAGCAAGAGATGTTGAGCCTGGTCCAGCTGTCCGAGTCCGAGCCGCTGTCGCTCCGCGTGGCCTCTTCGGCGCTGCCGGAGTTCTCCCCGATGCCGCTGTCCAGCTTCTGCCTCTTAGCCTTGCATTTGTGCACTCCATTACATTCCTcctaaaatgtaaatacactGATAAAGGGCAAAAAATGGTTACCATTTctttcaatcaatcaaatacatatattacaattgAGCATAAGACGAGAAGATAGATTCGTTATCCTCACCCCGGGATGCTTGAGGTCCTGCCACTCCATGTCAGTCGAGGGTCCGGCCTCCTGGGAAGTGTCTTCAGCGCAAGTGTAGTGGGTCCCGGCAGGCTTCTCATCCTGAAGAAACGACAGATACAGATAGTTTCATAGGCCAAAGAAAAAAACCAGAGTAGGCGGTGAACTTACATCGTCAGAGTCACTGCTGCCGACCTCGCACTCTTTTCTATGTTCGTCTTCGAAATCCGTCGCCGTAGCTGTCATAATTCCCACGGTCTGGAATGGATTCTTACCAAGCCCCGTCACCTGGACGATCGTCTTCGTCACCCTTTGTCGCTTATTCTTAGCTCTGGAATCATCTACGGAGGAACTATCGCTCAGAGGATCGGTATCGATTTCATCATTGCTACCAACCTTTTCATCTTCACTTTCTTTATTATTGGCTTTGTCTTTTGTGTCAGTCTTATGAGTAGCATCTTCAGAATCTTCTTTTGACTCTTGACTCGAGGATGTGCCGGTGTCGTCTTCGTTTTCTACGCTTTGATCGTTCGTCTCCGTGGTGGGTTCGACAGTTTCGGTAGAGCCATCCGagtcgtcgtcgtcgtcgtcCGAGGAATCGGAGTCTCGATTGTGGCGATATACGTACCCGGTTCCTCTGTCGCTGCCGAAACGCACGGGTCCGGGCAATCTGTCCTCCCCCATAGTAATGACGAGCCTGAGGAGCGCATTCATTTCATTCGCCCCACTCTCGGCATCCAAGTCGTGAAGGACGTTTaaattttctgaaataaatatgtgacAACAATATTActgaaacaaaacacaatcGGCTGAATCAAAAGAGCGATGTAGAACTTACCGTTGTCGGGCGTGGCCTCGATGGGTATGATGACTCTTCTCGGTTCCTGTGTGCGGCGATGGGGGCGGCGCCACGTCTTCTCCCGCAGCTCGGGTCTGCGCTCCAGTGCGCTGTCTCGCAGAGCTTTACGAATACGCGCCCGGGCCAACATCACCAGCCGAGGTGGTTCTATATCGACTATAATATGGTTCTTTAACTAtggtttcttttattaatagccAAACAGTACAATGGTTCAACAAATATTGTgtcgtaaaataatatcaatcataaatttaattcttacccaatttaaaaagttctcTGGCATCCTCATCGGTAGGTGCTCTTAGCGTTGAAAATGAAACATTCATTAAGCTGCTACTGACCCACTTTGTTTCCGAGACTCTCTTCACTTGCTGTAATGTGTCGTTAATAGGAACAATAAGTATTCCACCTACCTAAAAAACAGGGTTTCTTTCATGAATAAAAAGtggattaaatatatatatatttttttttattataacttcaaCAGTCTTAaagttaaactaaataaatttaaaattaccttgAGCAAgtatctaatataattaagatatttctCTGGGCACCCAGCACCACAGTAAACCCGATCATATCCACTCTGCAAGGGTGCTAAATTAAGCCCATTACCTGTGcaaatgcaaaataataattatcataacatttcatttacaaaaaaatatactcaaCCAATTCCaacatatttgaaataacCTTATTCAATAATTAGACTAATTTTTGATCACATTCACACACCCTCTGTGTGATGTTATTTtcttagttaattttatttacatcataAAAACAAAGCAAAGGCTCTCTTGTTTTTGAACTGGGATATTACAAtaactgtaattatattatcacaacaagataacatttataatggTCAtagttgtttattgtttttaacacACACATGTACTGATGCAATAAATGAtgtaaaaatacacatatatataagatatcaaataaacaacagtgtgtctatgatatatatttgtttttacaaattttctataaaatcaacaaactgtaattaatatagtcagtaatttagaaatttacaaatgtttatttgatGTATTAAGAAGGATCACAGAAGAACCTTAACACAACACTTAATACCTGCCTCCATGGATAAGCAACAAATAgtctttaaaaatgtatcaatagagaaattgctttttattatttttgaaagtttcaaaatgtttaactAAGAAGATAATCTTTTTAACACTTACCAACAAAGAACTTAGGTTCACAAAAGTCAAAGTAATCTAGACTtggtgattttttaataaattgttgtaaCTTATTTGTAGCATAATCCACAGTTGAGGGATGAATTTCAACACCATGACTGATGCCTGAAGTTCCTAAGATAAGCCCAGCTAAGGTGCTTAGGTATCCTGTCCCAGATCCGATGTTTAGGAAAGAGAGGCCAGGTCTTAACTCCAATCCCTCCATCACCTCACTAgtgatataatattagtttagaaaattactaaataaatttggaATTATACACATATAGGCATCAaactcaaacaaaaatattgttaacattttaaatacagaaaaaGGGTATTATAAGTTACCTGTAGATACATGGTGATGACATATGAAGTAGGCCATCGCGCCAAGCTAAATCCTTGTAAGCTTGCCGTTTGGCCTCTGGTGTCATGTAATCACCTCGATCCAAAGCTCGAAACACTTTTTCTACCCCTGGAGAACGTATGTAATTTCCACTCACTAAATTGTCTATCAACTCATTGTTATCTCGACCAGAACTTACTGATCCacccattttaaaattttgtaagatattttatatcaattctTTGcgatattacaaaattaaatgacgtcacagttgttttcaaatatttttcgaaATAAGACTTGAAATACCTATCGTTGCCAATCATGTTATTCTTGATCTTGGTATTATTCACAGATTACTTATTAGTAGTTAATAGTGTACAATTGTACATTACGAGTATAACGACTGTTAGTTGTATCTTTCATtgcaataattgtaatgtcaAATGTGACAGACTCTACGACTGAaacaaaatctataaaaattaatgagtcCCCGAAATATATGAGTCTATATAACTTCCGAACGTCTGCACAAATTTGGAATTTTTGTGTGCTTGTTACGGTTAGGACACGTTTTCTGAGaatattcaaaaaactaatacaAGGAACAGAAgtacatagaaaaaatatagccGATAGACTGCCTACGTGTCTTACCACTTAACGTATGGTAGGTACTCTACGACTGGATTATACACTGGTAAAACTATATACCACagctacaaaaaatatagtatattttacatttaatctaAATCGAAATTACGAATCTAGAAGTCACGCTCGATAGCGGCATATGCATCCATAAGCACATAGCCACCTTGCGCAACTCGCAAGAAAGCCTCTTTTGTCCTCTCTCTTGCCTCCATTTCCTCCCGAATGGAGGAGTTACATTTCCCTTAGACGTAACGTGATACTGTAAAAGTCCTGTTGGGACTGGGAAAGCAGTTACACTAGTATAAGAAGAAATGCTTATATACAATTTGCAAATACTTGGATTAAGCGAAGTGTGTAGAAATAACTTCTGCTCTGACTCCGAGACAAGAAGTCTTTTGGACTGGAAACCGAACTCAGCCGAATCATTTGAGCCCGTTTCAACTCAAGAGCTCGGAATATCTCCATTGTACTATGTTACGCTCCCACCAACATGTCTGCGGAGGAGACCCACGGTCTCGAATTTACCACTTGATGGTATTAAGAAACAAGATCAAGGACCTTAATGTAAAAGTTAGAAGAGAAAATACTAACTGTAAACGTAACATGGTAAAACATGGTCTCTGGATACGAAACAAGAATAGTGAAcgttttatagaatttttacGAACACCATGACCTGGTGGGACACTAGTAATACATAGAGTCGTAGGTAAACACACGACAAACATGAAACTTTTCCGACGGCATCACGAAAAGCCAAATTGACCACCTTACTATCATTTCGAACAGGTTCTGACTGATGGCCGAAACCGAAGATGCACTGATATTGACAGCGACCACCATATGGTTGTTGCTGAAATGTCGAATCACTCCCACGTGGTCGAGTAGCGAGAGTATAATATGGCTCTTAAGACTGGTAAAGCATCAGGtcttgatttaataattttaattctcagACGATATTCAAGGGCACGTGCGTATTGGACAAGGCTGTTTTCTATCGACACTACTTTTCCTGGTTGTTCTCGAGAGGATTATGCATCACACAAATCAAAAAAGCGACGCGGAATAGAGATAGTAGAGATTAGCCAACATCTTAGAAGATTTGGTCTATACGCATCAGCATCACATTAACCCTGTAGCTTCGGACCTCTTGGAAACGGCAGACTGCGAGTTTCGGCTGAGAAGGGTGGGACTTGTTGCAGTTTGATAGTTTACGAGTTacgaattattgaaattagcTGAATTTGAGGCTCAAGACCGAATGCAATGGGGACTGCATGACCTACGCTAGGGTAGTCTTATGCCCCCTCCCGTATCCACCATCTACAGGTGCGCCAGCGGTTCATAAGAAACATGACCGGTGCGCACTGCTACTACGTGAGGAACGTCTATCTTAACGACCTGAAGGTCCCCCAGTGGGTGAAGTTGGCGTCCACACGCCACTTCGACAAGGCTAATTAATAATCATCACAAGCCGTTGGTGTAACGTAAAACCCCTTCCCGACAAAAAAGCGGCCCCGACATGTCGTAACGAATCGGGATTATCTAATCACGATAGCTAACGAGAAATTTAAAGGGCGGCAAAGCAAAGTTAAAATCATAGGGCAAAAATCCGCCTTGACCGGGTAGACGTAGACTTTAACTTTGTACTTCGCTTACTCCAGTGGACTTCCGTCCTGCTCTTCAGACGGTTGACCACCCCGCCGAAGTCTGCGTCTCGCAAGAGACGTCCTTCCGCTATTCGCGGTAAAATATTTGCGCTCTTCAGTCTTCAGCCTAGCCAGTAGCCACGCTCGCCAAAAGTAAAGGCCTACAAGGCCAACAACGATATTCCGTACAAAAAAACGAAATGACTATAGACGAACTGCAAAGTAGTGACAGCTGACAGATTTCGATTATCACCATAGACTTTCATGAAATTAAGAATCATGGATCAGTCACGAATTGACTCGTTGTGTAAATGATAAGGGAAATTTATCGAGTTTAAAATTaggtttttcaaatataataacaaaaataaaaaatatgtgttttagTGCTTAAATTTGAGCCCTAGTTATTTTTCAATCAATcgtgtataaaaatatcatcgTAAAATAAACCTGCGACATATTTAGAGGTCACTTACTGTGTTGTGATTTCGATAAGTTGAGAACTTGTGGAATCGATGTATTTGTgacgtaataatattaaaaaaagtgcgaTTTGTTGGTCTACAATGGCAGAAACAAGTGAAGCAAAACCTAGTCCTTCGGCTCCGGGAGGTGATGCTGGCGGAGAGGAAGAGAAACGCGACGAACGAATGTTAGAATGTAACATCTGTCTTGACACGGCTAGAGATGCTGTAGTTAGTATGTGTGGACATCTCTTCTGGTATGttcttgatatatttaaattaatttttatccaaatTGTGGATTGTTTATAACCCttgaaattatacttaaaacataaaatatttaagtagtaaaatcattaaactttaataatctataatttctttttaatttattaatagataaattgaatatattttgtttagttttaatacttCCATTATTTTTCATAGCTTATTAGTGCAAATTTGCAAGTCATGGTCCTAGAGAACCAAATCTTTGTGGTAATTTACATCATAATTTTATCAGTTGGCCGTGTCTGCATCAGTGGCTAGAAACTAGACCAAGCCGACAAGTATGTCCTGTCTGTAAAGCAGCTATCAGTCGAGATAAAGTCATACCTCTGTATGGACGAGGTAATACCAAGCAAGAGGATCCAAGAAATAAGGTTAGTCTTTGAATAAACTTTTCTATCTTAAGAACTACAAGGGAATTAAACCAGCTTCTTAATTTGTTTACCTTTTGCATTATGGCCTCaagttaatttttacatagttTCATGGTCTTTCAAGTTCAAGCTATAAACACAACATTCCTTATTAAAGGActactatttatttaggtcCCTCCCCGTCCAGCAGGCCAAAGGACAGAGCCTGAGAATAACAGTGGATTCCCAGGCTTCAGTTTTGGAGAGGGATTTCACATGTCCTTTGGAATTGGAGCCTTCCCGTTTGGTGTATTTACatcaacatttaattttgGAGACCCAAGGCCTAGTGCTGGTTAGTCAGATTAttctaaaaactattttcttgTTAGTTCAgcttatttaaaagattttggTATAGATGTTGCCTATTAGTATTTGCTATATTGTAGCAATGTCAATATTTTTGCAGCTGAACATATATGTCCTTGAAAAAAGGTCAGAAGCCTTGctgaaatattaacaatattgagGCCATTCAATTGTAACTAGTGTTTAATTCATAGCTGGGCCAATGCCCCTGTGTGAAGCTAAtgtcaaatttcaattaaattcaattgtaaaactacatataaaattacttttgatatatttttaggaatCAAAATTCTTTTAAGTGGAAACAGAGAATTCTGAACTGAGTTTCCTCTGACTGCTGGGAACCATTAGGAgaataatgaattttaattccaTTTCATTACCAAACAtagttaatattgtttttcaaaaaaaaaaggacCTTCGcagaaataaattcttaaaatatttttttatttcatttggtTTGGTatctcaaaatattttaagattagaTACAATACATTAAGTCTTATTATCTGTACAAACATGATCTGTGATTCCACTAGCTTGGTCTTTCATTTTGTAAGTAACTCTGTTAACAGCACCTCGGGGCACTGCGCAATATGAAGAGGAGCAGTTTCTATCGAAGATATTCTTATGGGTGGCAATCCTTTTTGTTCTGTGGCTGATTTTCGCATGACCCGAGGGGGTGTGCAGGGAAGTGAAAGCCGGGGGCTACACTAGCCTCCCTATGGTGCTACACGACTGACTCCTTACTCATTCATAAAaagttcaatttatttaagtaaaaccaTCTAGAAGTATATGATTATGGTGCAAGCTTATTTTATCTCCCTGCTGGTAGAAATATAACATCTAGAAATCTATGAAAGTCATCTATCTGCCTTTGGGCCGGTTTGTTTGAAGTACCAACTTTTTAAGCTATTTGGTTTCACCATAAAATTTAGACTTCAATTATTATCAatggtaaaaaatataccattttttttaaacttacaaaAAACGAGTAGAGACATTTAACCACTACattcaagtatttattttccaaGATGTTTTAATCACCCATAAACCTACATAAATCACCCAAttctagaaaatattacaagtaatacaattcaaaatattattaaaatacacagCCACTAGTGTTTGACGGTGACATTgcctaatttaactttatttaatatattgaagaGAAGCCTGTCATTTGACCTTAGTCATttgatgaatatttaaaaacatgtgATAAGCAAACCAAACCGTACATTGGTTCACTATTtgcagatataaaaatattctatattgttatgaataaaaataggaatttcattataaataaaattgaaatattgcctttttatgttttttttttgtgaaatcaTAAGTTTACTTAATTAGTTACTCTTTAAACATGTTagcataatttaatatacctacTTATACTTAGACTAAATTATAAGTtcgtaaaatatacattaaatacttcTACTTTGTTCCTACAAAGTTATATTGTTGATTTCACTATCTTGcatcaaaaatgtattccaTACATTTCCATCATCCTTTTTCTTTGATAGGTcagttaatacaaaaatcatcTTAAAACTATGAAAGTTTTTAGGGTATTAAGACAagtgataatttatttcatgagAATGAGATAAAAAAACGCATTTCTTGAAAATCTGTAAGACTTAGATTAGAAACTGATGCTTCAGTAGCGCGTAAGCCAGGTTCAAGATAtggctgatttattttatatatgtatataattgggcataattttattgtgtaaataaataaatttcatagaaGCAAATGAAAAActtgttttagatttgcctTAACAGTTTTCGTCATTTACCTTGAAACTAATCGACAAAAACggaaacattatttacttatttttttctcttcctTATGTCAGAAATTAAGGAGATAGTAAATTTTCAGGGTAGGttgatgataattttatagacTATATTCAATATTGTTTACAATTGACTACGGTTTTAAGTATAACCGGTTATTGCAGTGAAGGTGACGCTAATGTTAATATGGGTGGAATGAGGTTTTTGTATAGGTGAGCTTAATATTTGCACTAAGACGAAAtaacttagggcctgtttcacaatgtccggataagttccaaataagctatttattacatattagaagGATATTGTTGCGTTTTAAGACTGAGGTAGCGCGAAAtttcttcggaacttttatcttccgaatttATGTGtggcataataataatagcctttattcagatacattttacattatatataaatttaaacaattttccaGTGTAATCCTCTTCTTGTGTATCTGTGTGCCTTTTTTtggtaaaggcctcctccaaatcccgccattcctctctgccatgtaccacctgccgtttctttaatgtgtGGCATAGTTATTTGGtaatttatccatacattgtaaaacagaCCCTGAATGGCATATTCTAAAAGGCTAGCGTTAAAATTGTCAGTACTAGCCTTTTAAAACTTCATTGCAAatcaatgtatttaaattataagctCATAAAAGCCATATTTTTGTCACTTGAAtagaattgtatttattgtattgtggTGGGATAGTTGAcgcctattattattagactaagtttaatttaattgcagcagaaaaacttattaaaactattattcgtttaattattgcatttaatGTAATTCATTTCGCGTAAAATTAACGACATACATACTTGTAAATAGTATTCACTTTGCgaattgtaataaagttttattgagGCTTTGgtgatttttattcattcattaagtatattaattcttTGAAAGAAAAGGATAATTCGAATCactcattttatttgaatataattattttaatatgtaccttacataactaaatattaattcaagaaCATGGATTGGTCAATCTTTTCAAGGTTTCTTATAGTCTCAAATGAGACACctagttattaaaatgtattttattaaaaccaaaacTGCAGTAAACAAATTCAACTGTACTagtgaaataatattagacTGAATGCGGTCACTTGGCGTATGCCCTTACTCTAGGCCGTAAATCTTGAGGGTGCGGTCCATACTAGTGGAGGCGAGATAGTGGGCGTGGTGACCGAACCGCAGACCCGTCGCTGACGCAGTGTGCTCGTTGAatacctatatttaaattcattaattatcgTTCTTATGCAGCAGTGCAGGCGTGGCAACAATTCTTGACACCCAATGTAACGTTTTTCTGTACCCAATAGTCAAAGTGACTCATTACGCCTGTAAGTTGCCATTCATATGGGTATaaagtcataaataatattaacaataacgcataatAAAGACGCTGCTGAAACTAAACCGCTCTCGGATCTCATTCTCGTTACACCTCCGTACATACCTTGAGCTCCTGCCATTGACGACACAAGTAGACGCGCACGTCGGTTCCGGCCACGCCCAGGTACGTGCCGCTGCCGTCGAAGCACAACTCCTACAAGAATAATAACAGTGTAAGAAAGAAACAATTGAGCACCCGTTCTAGTTTCAACAAGTGAAATCTGGTGAAAATCGTACCTTAATGGCGTATCCCTCTTCCAACTGAATAGTCTTGAAGTTTTTAAGTTTCCTCAAATCCCACAGCTTGACGCAGGAATCTTCGGCGGCCGTGGCCAAGTAGTACCCGTTCTCGGAGAAGGATATGGATGTGACGGGGCCCACGTGGCCGGGGAAGTTCGCTACGTTGCTCTGCTCTTTGAGGTCCCAAATCTTCACCTGGGAGTTCTCCGTCCCGGTTCCGAAGATCAGCCCGTCCGGATGGAACTGAGCCGTGGTGAGACTCACACCGGACGAGTCGCTCACCTGAAGATTGATTTTATTAGGTCaactaaaaaattaagcaactAACAATCGATAAAGAATCAAATGTCAACTGCACTATACCTTAGTGAGCAGAGCACCGGTACGGATGTCTGAGAAAGCCCAGTGCTGATCGGTGGACGTGGACAGCACATAGTCTCCGGTGGGATGCAGCGACAGCCCAGTCACTGGGCCCTCGTGGGACCGGAGTAGTACTGTGGTCTGTGATCtagagaaattaaaataaaatatttaaggatACACCGATGTTATACATTTTCagttagtattatataaatattcgatACATACGTAGGTACATTCCAGACGCGGATAGTGTGATCTGGTGATGCGGTGATGACCGTGTCTTCATCCGGATGGTAGATAACCCTAGTCACCTTCTTCGTGTGACCCTTCAGTATAGCCACAACCTGTATGCAACCGTGAGGAgagcaaaatattatacaatggAGATTATATttgatcaataaataataatttatatactaaagTTTGATTGTACCTGCTCTGTATCTTTATTGAAGACGGTTGCATTGCGGTCATTACCACCAGTCAATATGCGGCTGTGGTCTGAAGGGTTGATGT includes:
- the LOC110999582 gene encoding pre-mRNA-processing factor 19, which translates into the protein MALYCAISNEVPEVPVVSPSSGAVFERRIIEKYIIENGVDPISGKELSIEDLIEIKTPPIVKPKPPSATSIPATLKSMQDEWDALMLHTFTQRQQLQTARQELSHALYQHDAACRVIARLTKEVTAAREALATLKPQAGIVAPQPAHAAEAAAGSGGAVAIGMSAEVVSRLQERATALTQERKRRGRTVPEGLVTPEQIRSFLTLASHPGLHSASVPGILALDINPSDHSRILTGGNDRNATVFNKDTEQVVAILKGHTKKVTRVIYHPDEDTVITASPDHTIRVWNVPTSQTTVLLRSHEGPVTGLSLHPTGDYVLSTSTDQHWAFSDIRTGALLTKVSDSSGVSLTTAQFHPDGLIFGTGTENSQVKIWDLKEQSNVANFPGHVGPVTSISFSENGYYLATAAEDSCVKLWDLRKLKNFKTIQLEEGYAIKELCFDGSGTYLGVAGTDVRVYLCRQWQELKVFNEHTASATGLRFGHHAHYLASTSMDRTLKIYGLE
- the LOC110999583 gene encoding E3 ubiquitin-protein ligase RNF185 isoform X2, giving the protein MAETSEAKPSPSAPGGDAGGEEEKRDERMLECNICLDTARDAVVSMCGHLFCWPCLHQWLETRPSRQVCPVCKAAISRDKVIPLYGRGNTKQEDPRNKVPPRPAGQRTEPENNSGFPGFSFGEGFHMSFGIGAFPFGVFTSTFNFGDPRPSAGIKILLSGNREF
- the LOC110999583 gene encoding E3 ubiquitin-protein ligase RNF185 isoform X1 codes for the protein MAETSEAKPSPSAPGGDAGGEEEKRDERMLECNICLDTARDAVVSMCGHLFCWPCLHQWLETRPSRQVCPVCKAAISRDKVIPLYGRGNTKQEDPRNKVPPRPAGQRTEPENNSGFPGFSFGEGFHMSFGIGAFPFGVFTSTFNFGDPRPSAAPRGTAQYEEEQFLSKIFLWVAILFVLWLIFA